Proteins encoded by one window of Winogradskyella sp. PG-2:
- a CDS encoding ribonuclease E/G: MNKELIVRSSSDIVDFALLKDGKLIELHKDEEDNDFAVGDIFIAKIRKVMPGLNAAFVNVGYEKDGFLHYHDLGPQLPSLMKFIKRVSTGKLRDYTLKDFPKEKDLDKHGKIAQAIKSNQSILVQVVKEPISTKGPRISSELSIAGRYIVLVPFSNRISISQKIESQEEKDRLKRLVKSITPKGFGVIIRTVAEGKKVAELDSDLQNLLSRWTAMCKKLYKAHHPTKVLGEMNKASSILRDIFNDTFSGIVVDDEEMYIQVKDYVQQIAPKKESIVKHYKNGVPIFEKFGIERQIKTSFGRTVSMAKGAYLVIEHTEALHVVDVNSGNRSNKEKSQEDTALEVNMISAAEIARQLRLRDMGGIIVIDFIDMGRVENRKKLYNFLRDEMKDDKAKHKILPPSKFGLVQITRQRVRPERNIKTKEENPNLVGGAEIEAPIKVVERINQDLQRIFKKDYKKVTLNAHPFIAAFLTKGFPSPRSKWFFEHKKWVKVLPRDAYTYLEYHFYDKDGNKIK, translated from the coding sequence AGTTCAGATATTGTTGATTTTGCCTTATTAAAAGATGGAAAACTTATTGAATTACATAAAGACGAGGAGGATAATGACTTTGCGGTTGGTGATATTTTTATTGCCAAAATACGTAAGGTTATGCCTGGTTTAAACGCTGCGTTTGTTAACGTAGGGTACGAGAAAGATGGTTTTTTACACTATCACGATCTAGGACCGCAATTGCCTTCACTTATGAAATTCATTAAACGTGTAAGCACAGGAAAATTAAGAGATTATACGCTCAAAGACTTTCCAAAGGAAAAGGATTTAGACAAGCATGGCAAAATTGCGCAAGCAATTAAGTCTAACCAATCCATTTTAGTACAAGTCGTAAAAGAACCAATTTCCACAAAAGGGCCACGCATTAGTTCAGAATTGTCTATTGCTGGTAGATACATAGTCTTAGTGCCTTTTTCTAATCGCATTTCAATTTCTCAAAAAATTGAATCTCAAGAAGAAAAAGACCGCTTAAAAAGACTCGTTAAGAGTATCACACCTAAAGGATTTGGGGTTATTATTCGTACTGTAGCTGAAGGTAAGAAAGTTGCCGAGCTAGATAGTGATTTACAAAATTTGCTGAGTCGATGGACAGCAATGTGTAAAAAATTGTACAAAGCACATCACCCAACTAAAGTACTAGGAGAAATGAATAAAGCATCCTCAATTTTGAGAGATATATTTAATGATACTTTCTCAGGTATAGTGGTAGATGACGAAGAAATGTACATACAAGTAAAAGATTACGTGCAACAAATTGCACCTAAAAAAGAGTCTATAGTAAAGCACTATAAAAACGGTGTCCCTATTTTTGAAAAATTTGGTATAGAACGCCAAATTAAAACATCGTTTGGTCGTACAGTATCTATGGCAAAAGGAGCTTATTTGGTAATAGAACATACCGAAGCTCTACATGTTGTAGATGTAAATAGTGGTAATCGCTCTAACAAAGAGAAGAGCCAAGAAGATACGGCTTTAGAAGTTAACATGATTTCAGCTGCGGAGATAGCTCGCCAATTACGTTTACGTGACATGGGAGGTATAATTGTTATCGATTTTATCGATATGGGACGCGTTGAAAACAGAAAAAAGCTTTATAATTTTCTCAGAGATGAGATGAAAGACGACAAAGCAAAACATAAAATATTACCGCCGAGTAAGTTTGGTTTAGTGCAAATTACCAGACAACGCGTTAGGCCTGAGCGTAATATTAAAACCAAAGAAGAAAACCCTAATTTAGTAGGAGGAGCAGAAATCGAAGCACCAATTAAAGTGGTGGAACGTATTAACCAAGACCTACAAAGGATTTTCAAAAAAGACTATAAGAAGGTAACATTAAATGCACATCCTTTTATAGCAGCCTTTTTAACCAAAGGGTTTCCATCACCACGTTCAAAATGGTTTTTTGAACACAAAAAATGGGTAAAAGTTTTACCTAGAGATGCTTACACTTATCTTGAATACCATTTTTATGATAAAGATGGTAACAAAATCAAATAA
- a CDS encoding aldo/keto reductase, with translation MKYTTLPNTDIKVSKICLGTMTWGNQNTQDEGFAQMDFALDKGVNFFDVAELYPVPATAETYAETERIIGNWFTKTGNRDKVILATKIAGVGDYTAHIRTTGFSKEALNEAVDNSLKRLQTDYIDLYQLHWPERQTNYFGTRDYVHNSDDKWEDNFNEILHNLDDIIKSGKIRQVGISNEGAWGTMRYLQESKTNNLPRMITIQNAYNLLCRPFEGDLAEVAHRENIGLLAYSPMACGELSGKYIKGIAADNARLKLFPRFNRYSSATATEATKRYLKIAEDHSMSLAQMALAFVNERPFLTSNIIGATNLKQLEENIDSINITLSKEVMDAINAVHAEIPNPAT, from the coding sequence ATGAAATACACAACACTACCAAATACAGATATAAAAGTTAGTAAAATATGCCTTGGCACCATGACATGGGGAAATCAAAACACCCAAGACGAAGGCTTTGCGCAAATGGATTTCGCCTTAGATAAAGGTGTTAACTTCTTTGATGTCGCAGAGTTATATCCTGTACCAGCAACAGCAGAAACTTACGCTGAAACTGAACGTATTATTGGCAATTGGTTTACAAAAACTGGCAATAGAGATAAGGTTATATTAGCTACTAAAATTGCAGGTGTAGGAGATTATACAGCACATATTAGAACAACAGGCTTTAGTAAAGAAGCACTTAATGAGGCTGTAGATAATAGTTTAAAGCGCCTCCAAACAGATTATATAGATTTATACCAATTGCATTGGCCAGAGCGTCAAACCAATTATTTTGGTACAAGAGATTATGTCCATAATTCTGATGATAAATGGGAAGATAATTTTAATGAAATTTTACACAATCTTGATGATATAATTAAATCAGGAAAAATAAGACAGGTTGGTATTTCTAACGAAGGTGCTTGGGGAACAATGCGTTATTTACAAGAATCTAAAACGAATAACTTGCCAAGGATGATAACCATACAAAATGCTTATAATTTATTATGCAGACCATTTGAAGGTGATTTAGCAGAAGTTGCACATAGAGAAAACATAGGTTTATTAGCCTATTCACCAATGGCTTGTGGTGAACTCTCAGGTAAATATATAAAAGGTATAGCAGCTGATAATGCGCGTTTAAAATTATTCCCAAGATTTAATCGCTATAGTAGTGCAACAGCAACAGAAGCCACAAAACGATACCTGAAAATTGCTGAAGATCATAGTATGAGTTTGGCTCAAATGGCTTTAGCATTTGTAAATGAGAGACCGTTTTTAACTAGTAACATTATAGGCGCGACTAATCTAAAGCAACTAGAGGAAAATATTGATAGTATTAATATTACATTATCTAAAGAAGTTATGGATGCTATTAATGCGGTACACGCCGAAATTCCTAATCCTGCAACATAA
- a CDS encoding flagellar motor protein MotB, whose product MIKKLLLLALTLTLMTSCVSKKIFTDLETKYGNLKKENRELTDEVETLSKDKTKLSNDLDQLQSAYETAVAERDKLQSDYAAAKSNLEILKASYKALEENSSASIAANSKKNRELLAQLEAKEQALAAENERLNTLKKELEKGSKRVAELENVIATKDANMRALKDAISKALTNFEGKGLTVEQRDGKVYISMENKLLFQSGSWSVGSEGKKAVQQLGNVLADNPDIAVLIEGHTDNDPYKGNAQLSGNWDLSAKRATAIVNILRENKTIDPKNLTAAGRGEFAPIASNDTNTGKAKNRRIEVILTPKLDEISKLLKDI is encoded by the coding sequence ATGATTAAAAAACTTCTATTACTAGCACTAACATTGACATTAATGACGTCATGTGTTTCTAAAAAGATATTTACAGATCTAGAAACTAAGTATGGTAATCTTAAAAAAGAAAATAGAGAGTTAACTGATGAAGTTGAAACCCTTTCTAAAGACAAAACAAAACTATCTAACGACTTAGATCAACTTCAATCTGCCTATGAAACTGCAGTTGCTGAACGAGATAAATTACAAAGCGATTACGCTGCCGCAAAATCTAATCTCGAAATACTAAAAGCGTCCTATAAAGCATTAGAAGAAAACAGTTCTGCATCAATTGCTGCTAATTCGAAGAAAAACAGAGAACTTTTAGCACAATTGGAAGCAAAAGAACAAGCCTTAGCTGCTGAAAACGAACGCCTAAATACCTTGAAAAAGGAGCTCGAAAAGGGATCTAAACGCGTTGCTGAACTCGAAAATGTTATCGCTACTAAAGATGCCAACATGCGTGCTCTAAAAGATGCTATATCTAAAGCCTTAACTAATTTTGAAGGCAAAGGTTTAACTGTAGAGCAACGCGATGGTAAAGTCTATATCTCAATGGAAAATAAATTATTATTTCAATCTGGTAGCTGGTCCGTTGGTAGTGAAGGTAAAAAAGCAGTACAACAATTAGGAAATGTATTAGCGGACAATCCTGATATTGCAGTATTAATTGAAGGGCATACAGATAATGATCCTTATAAAGGTAACGCACAATTAAGCGGTAACTGGGATTTATCTGCAAAACGCGCTACAGCCATTGTAAATATTCTTAGAGAAAATAAAACAATAGATCCAAAAAATTTAACAGCGGCTGGCCGAGGAGAATTTGCTCCAATAGCAAGTAATGATACTAATACAGGCAAAGCTAAAAATCGACGAATCGAAGTGATTTTAACTCCAAAATTAGACGAGATTTCTAAATTATTAAAAGATATTTAG
- a CDS encoding exodeoxyribonuclease III produces the protein MKIVSYNVNGIRAAINKGFIDWLKATDPDVICLQEIKAMKEQLDLSLFSEAGYKFNYWFSAQKKGYSGVAILCKTEPKHIEFGTGIESMDFEGRNIRVDYEDVSVMSMYLPSGTNDARLAHKFEYMDLIHNYLNNLRNEKPNLVVVGDYNICHEAIDIHNPKMKGVSGFLPEEREWLGNFIDSGFIDSFRHLHPERQEFSWWSYRANSRANNKGWRLDYIMVSQPLQEKIKRSVILTEAVHSDHCPILVELDL, from the coding sequence ATGAAAATTGTATCGTATAACGTTAATGGCATTAGAGCAGCTATAAACAAAGGTTTTATTGATTGGTTAAAAGCTACAGATCCAGATGTAATTTGTCTGCAAGAAATTAAAGCTATGAAAGAGCAACTCGATCTCAGTTTGTTCTCAGAAGCAGGTTACAAATTCAACTATTGGTTTAGCGCTCAGAAAAAAGGGTATAGTGGTGTTGCAATTCTATGCAAAACAGAACCTAAACATATAGAGTTTGGTACAGGCATTGAATCCATGGATTTTGAAGGCCGTAACATAAGAGTAGATTACGAAGATGTTTCTGTAATGAGTATGTACTTACCTTCGGGAACCAACGATGCTAGACTAGCTCATAAATTTGAATATATGGACTTAATCCATAACTATTTAAATAATTTACGAAACGAAAAACCAAACTTAGTTGTTGTTGGTGATTATAATATTTGTCACGAAGCTATAGATATTCATAATCCAAAAATGAAAGGTGTTTCTGGATTCTTACCAGAAGAACGTGAATGGTTAGGTAATTTTATTGATAGCGGATTTATTGATAGTTTTAGACACTTACATCCTGAACGACAAGAATTTTCTTGGTGGAGTTATAGAGCAAATTCTAGAGCAAATAATAAAGGTTGGCGTTTAGATTATATTATGGTTAGCCAACCTTTACAAGAAAAAATAAAACGAAGCGTTATACTAACCGAAGCAGTTCATAGTGACCATTGTCCTATTCTAGTAGAGCTTGATTTATAA